A window of Calditrichota bacterium contains these coding sequences:
- a CDS encoding deoxynucleoside kinase, producing MDSNYFFAIAGNIGVGKTTWTQLLSERFSWRPYFEKVKENPYLENFYKDMRRWSFHSQIFFLTQRFKAHQEIQKTSTTCIQDRTIFEDAEIFARILHDRDNISDVDYQNYRDLYGAILNVLRFPDLIIYLKASTWTLLSRIRKRGREFEREIDKEYLAQLNIYYDKWVEEYSKKYRVLVVDTDDLDIEKDTSRLNDIIKQIGLYETQMELFPKMKQV from the coding sequence TTGGATTCAAATTATTTTTTTGCCATCGCCGGTAATATCGGAGTCGGGAAAACCACCTGGACGCAACTGTTGAGCGAGCGATTTAGCTGGCGTCCCTATTTTGAAAAAGTGAAAGAAAATCCTTATCTGGAAAATTTTTACAAAGACATGAGACGCTGGAGTTTTCATTCGCAGATTTTCTTTCTCACCCAGCGTTTTAAAGCCCATCAGGAAATTCAAAAAACAAGCACCACCTGTATTCAAGATCGAACGATCTTTGAAGATGCGGAGATTTTCGCCAGAATTCTCCACGACCGCGATAACATCTCTGACGTGGATTATCAAAATTATCGCGACTTGTACGGGGCGATTCTGAATGTGCTTCGCTTTCCGGATTTAATAATCTACCTCAAAGCTTCCACGTGGACACTTTTATCCCGCATCCGCAAGCGCGGCAGAGAATTTGAGAGAGAAATCGACAAAGAATATCTGGCGCAATTAAATATTTATTACGATAAATGGGTGGAAGAATATTCAAAAAAATACCGCGTTTTAGTTGTCGATACGGACGATCTGGACATTGAAAAAGATACCTCGCGTTTGAACGACATCATTAAACAAATCGGACTTTACGAGACGCAGATGGAACTCTTTCCCAAGATGAAGCAGGTTTGA
- the nadB gene encoding L-aspartate oxidase, with amino-acid sequence MIIETDVLIIGSGIAGLSLALKLAERAEVVIITKKEKADSNTNYAQGGIAAVVDKNDNYELHIQDTLKAGAGLCHRDAVELIVHEGPRRVQELIDWGVEFSRKKPPHDSELDLGREGGHSKNRIVHAKDLTGKAIEQSLLEAIKNHPNVRIFEQHIAIDLITEHHLEDFADENPEQLHCWGAYVFDKESKSIKQFLARATILATGGSGQVYLHTTNPAIATGDGIAMAYRAGAKVANLEFMQFHPTTLYAPGANSFLISEAVRGFGAKLKTQRGEEFMKKYHPLAELAPRDIVARAIDAELKKSGDDFVLLDITHKNANEIKSRFPHIYQNCQQFGIDITKEPIPVVPAAHYMCGGVVTDLHARTNIENLYASGEVTCTGVHGANRLASNSLLEAHVFSHQAYQHIVDHFDFEKKEKFTSFPVWNDEGTFNHEEWVLISHDKEEIQSLMWDYVGIVRSTLRLKRAQRRINLIVREIESFYKKTIITDGMLELRNIALVAQLIINCALHRKESRGLHFTTDYPHRDDARWLRDTVIVQKNDKIHFVDNKKQGK; translated from the coding sequence ATGATTATTGAAACGGACGTTTTGATTATCGGCAGCGGCATTGCCGGGCTGTCTCTGGCACTGAAATTAGCGGAACGCGCTGAAGTCGTCATTATCACGAAAAAAGAAAAAGCGGATTCCAACACCAACTATGCGCAAGGTGGCATCGCTGCTGTAGTTGACAAAAATGATAATTACGAATTACACATTCAGGACACACTCAAAGCCGGCGCCGGTTTGTGCCACCGCGATGCCGTGGAACTTATCGTCCACGAAGGGCCACGGCGCGTGCAGGAACTCATCGATTGGGGCGTTGAGTTTTCGCGCAAAAAACCGCCGCACGACAGCGAGCTGGACCTGGGCAGAGAAGGCGGACACAGCAAAAATCGCATTGTCCACGCCAAAGATTTGACCGGTAAGGCAATCGAACAATCACTATTGGAGGCTATCAAAAACCATCCCAACGTGCGAATTTTCGAGCAGCACATTGCCATTGATCTGATTACCGAGCATCATTTGGAAGATTTTGCCGATGAAAATCCGGAGCAACTCCACTGCTGGGGCGCGTATGTTTTTGACAAGGAAAGCAAATCCATCAAACAATTTTTAGCGCGCGCCACGATACTCGCCACTGGCGGCAGCGGACAGGTCTATTTGCACACGACAAATCCCGCCATCGCCACCGGCGACGGCATTGCCATGGCGTACCGAGCTGGCGCAAAAGTGGCAAATCTGGAATTTATGCAATTTCATCCGACGACACTTTACGCCCCGGGAGCAAATTCTTTTCTCATCTCCGAGGCGGTGCGCGGCTTCGGCGCAAAATTAAAAACTCAGCGCGGCGAAGAATTTATGAAAAAGTATCACCCGCTGGCGGAATTGGCGCCGCGTGACATCGTAGCGCGCGCCATAGATGCGGAGTTAAAAAAAAGCGGCGACGATTTTGTGCTGCTGGACATCACCCACAAAAACGCCAATGAAATTAAATCCCGTTTTCCCCATATTTACCAAAATTGTCAGCAATTTGGCATTGACATCACAAAAGAGCCGATTCCGGTCGTCCCAGCGGCGCACTACATGTGCGGCGGCGTGGTCACCGATTTGCACGCCAGAACAAATATTGAGAATCTCTACGCATCGGGCGAGGTTACTTGTACCGGCGTCCACGGCGCCAATAGATTGGCGTCAAATTCTCTGCTGGAAGCGCACGTTTTTTCACATCAGGCTTACCAACACATTGTCGACCATTTCGATTTTGAGAAAAAAGAAAAATTCACTTCTTTCCCGGTCTGGAACGACGAGGGCACATTTAACCACGAGGAATGGGTGCTCATTTCCCACGACAAAGAAGAAATCCAATCTCTCATGTGGGACTACGTGGGCATTGTCCGCTCCACACTTCGACTCAAACGCGCCCAGCGAAGAATTAATCTCATCGTTCGGGAAATCGAATCCTTTTACAAAAAAACAATCATTACCGACGGCATGTTGGAATTGCGAAATATTGCGTTAGTCGCCCAACTAATAATCAACTGCGCTCTTCATCGCAAAGAAAGCCGCGGATTGCATTTTACGACAGATTATCCGCACCGCGATGACGCACGTTGGCTGAGAGACACAGTAATTGTTCAGAAAAATGACAAAATACATTTTGTTGACAATAAAAAGCAGGGGAAGTGA